In the genome of Tripterygium wilfordii isolate XIE 37 chromosome 19, ASM1340144v1, whole genome shotgun sequence, one region contains:
- the LOC119984980 gene encoding putative B3 domain-containing protein Os06g0632500 isoform X1: MKVRMINQDRPHFIKPINDDFGKEFLIPLKFMRHLEPTNDLTALIRSPTSKNYYVRIDGRKIENNWAQFAVDHDLHLHDILMFEYTDNMIFKLMVFDSDGLAKEFRQPDEDVPKEANKPKFKAIMTPSTLRDNRLVITNK, from the exons atgaaggtCAGGATGATCAACCAAGACCGTCCGCATTTCATAAAGCCCATTAACGACGATTTTGGGAAAGAATTT CTTATTCCTTTGAAGTTCATGCGCCACTTGGAACCAACAAATGATCTAACTGCACTGATAAGAAGTCCAACATCAAAGAACTATTATGTCAGGATTGACGGGAGAAAGATTGAAAACAATTGGGCACAATTTGCAGTGGACCATGATCTTCATCTACATGACATTCTGATGTTCGAATACACAGACAATATGATATTCAAATTAATGGTTTTCGATTCAGATGGTCTTGCAAAGGAATTTCGACAACCAG ATGAAGACGTCCCAAAAGAAGCGAATAAGCCAAAGTTCAAAGCCATTATGACACCTTCAACTCTGAGAGACAACAGATTGGTCATTaccaataaataa
- the LOC119984980 gene encoding putative B3 domain-containing protein Os06g0632500 isoform X2, whose product MINQDRPHFIKPINDDFGKEFLIPLKFMRHLEPTNDLTALIRSPTSKNYYVRIDGRKIENNWAQFAVDHDLHLHDILMFEYTDNMIFKLMVFDSDGLAKEFRQPDEDVPKEANKPKFKAIMTPSTLRDNRLVITNK is encoded by the exons ATGATCAACCAAGACCGTCCGCATTTCATAAAGCCCATTAACGACGATTTTGGGAAAGAATTT CTTATTCCTTTGAAGTTCATGCGCCACTTGGAACCAACAAATGATCTAACTGCACTGATAAGAAGTCCAACATCAAAGAACTATTATGTCAGGATTGACGGGAGAAAGATTGAAAACAATTGGGCACAATTTGCAGTGGACCATGATCTTCATCTACATGACATTCTGATGTTCGAATACACAGACAATATGATATTCAAATTAATGGTTTTCGATTCAGATGGTCTTGCAAAGGAATTTCGACAACCAG ATGAAGACGTCCCAAAAGAAGCGAATAAGCCAAAGTTCAAAGCCATTATGACACCTTCAACTCTGAGAGACAACAGATTGGTCATTaccaataaataa